In Pleurocapsa sp. PCC 7319, the following are encoded in one genomic region:
- the psbE gene encoding cytochrome b559 subunit alpha gives MAGDTGERPFSDIITSIRYWVIHSITIPMLFIAGWLFVSTGLAYDAFGTPRPNEYFTQERIELPILSDRYEAKDQIKEFNQ, from the coding sequence ATGGCAGGAGATACAGGAGAACGTCCCTTTTCCGATATTATTACTAGCATTCGCTACTGGGTAATTCACAGTATTACTATTCCTATGCTGTTTATTGCCGGATGGCTTTTTGTTAGTACTGGTTTAGCTTATGATGCTTTTGGTACTCCTCGTCCTAACGAGTATTTTACTCAAGAACGAATTGAGCTGCCCATTTTAAGCGATCGCTATGAAGCTAAGGATCAAATCAAGGAATTTAATCAATAA
- a CDS encoding photosynthesis system II assembly factor Ycf48: MSLSIQQRGWICAVKRRIPHIQKLKQVAILFAVCIFCISCSQVPSTTTNPWKTLTLPTEAIFSDIAFTSNPDRGWLTGTQATLFETNDGGETWSQKSIDIGEEKVSLEAVSFDGDEGWIVGQPSILLHTEDGGTSWTRIPLSAKLPGAPLDIIALGKSTAEMVTNLGAIYKTTNGGKNWKALVEGSVGVARNIHRSNDGRYVAVSAKGNFYSTWEPGDTEWAPHQRTSSRRLQNMGFNEDGSLWLLARGGQVQFSGSEGYEDWEDPISPEFSASWGFLDLGHRTPEEIWLAGGSANLLVSPDNGQTWSKDRDVEDAPSNFYKVVFMSSQKGFILGERGTLLKYVPEAGAAT, translated from the coding sequence ATGAGTTTATCGATTCAACAACGTGGTTGGATATGTGCCGTAAAACGACGTATTCCCCACATTCAAAAATTAAAGCAAGTAGCTATTTTATTTGCAGTTTGTATATTCTGTATTAGCTGTAGTCAGGTACCTTCCACTACCACTAACCCCTGGAAGACTTTAACTTTACCTACGGAAGCAATTTTTTCTGATATTGCTTTTACTAGTAATCCCGATCGCGGCTGGTTAACTGGAACCCAGGCAACCCTATTTGAAACTAATGATGGCGGAGAAACCTGGTCACAAAAATCGATTGATATCGGTGAGGAAAAAGTTTCTTTAGAAGCTGTTAGTTTTGATGGAGACGAAGGTTGGATTGTAGGTCAGCCATCAATTTTATTACATACCGAAGATGGTGGTACAAGTTGGACAAGAATTCCTCTGAGTGCCAAGTTACCGGGAGCTCCTCTTGATATTATTGCTCTAGGTAAGTCGACTGCTGAGATGGTAACCAACTTAGGAGCAATTTATAAGACTACCAATGGCGGTAAAAATTGGAAAGCTCTAGTAGAAGGCTCAGTCGGAGTAGCCCGCAATATTCATCGCTCCAATGACGGCAGATACGTCGCAGTTTCTGCTAAGGGTAATTTTTATTCTACTTGGGAACCAGGTGACACTGAATGGGCTCCTCACCAGAGAACTTCTTCTCGTCGTTTACAAAATATGGGCTTCAACGAAGATGGTAGCCTGTGGTTATTGGCTCGTGGTGGTCAGGTTCAATTTAGTGGTTCAGAAGGCTATGAAGATTGGGAAGATCCAATTTCCCCAGAATTTTCCGCTAGTTGGGGATTTTTAGACCTAGGTCATCGTACCCCAGAAGAGATCTGGTTGGCAGGGGGTAGTGCTAATCTGTTAGTGAGCCCAGATAACGGTCAGACTTGGTCAAAAGACCGTGATGTGGAAGATGCCCCTTCTAACTTCTACAAGGTAGTCTTCATGTCCTCGCAAAAAGGCTTTATTCTGGGTGAACGTGGAACATTACTAAAATATGTTCCCGAGGCTGGTGCTGCAACTTAA
- a CDS encoding rubredoxin → MSEPAKEEQSVPEESLSKEKTLAEQAPSSYECRSCGYVYVPSKGDNQGEIPPGTLFTDLPSDWRCPVCGVRTNQFTNIGAQGAPSGFADNLDYGFGVNRLTPAQKNILIFGALGLGFLFFLSLYGLN, encoded by the coding sequence ATGAGTGAGCCAGCTAAAGAAGAACAGTCAGTCCCAGAGGAGTCCCTCTCCAAAGAGAAAACTCTTGCAGAACAAGCACCATCAAGCTACGAGTGTCGCTCTTGCGGCTATGTCTACGTACCATCTAAGGGAGACAATCAAGGAGAGATTCCCCCAGGAACTCTTTTTACCGATTTGCCGAGTGACTGGCGTTGTCCTGTCTGTGGAGTTCGTACAAATCAATTTACCAATATTGGCGCACAGGGGGCCCCCTCAGGCTTTGCCGATAATTTAGATTATGGTTTTGGTGTTAATCGTCTAACTCCTGCCCAGAAAAATATTTTGATTTTTGGTGCATTGGGTTTAGGTTTCTTGTTTTTCCTTAGCTTATATGGCTTAAACTAG
- the murA gene encoding UDP-N-acetylglucosamine 1-carboxyvinyltransferase has product MTTEAPQPVLEILGRTSLRGEVQISGAKNSALVLMAGSILCADKCTLRNVPNLVDIKRMGQILTSLGVMLKQTDDVLEIDAKNINPTEAPYDVVSQLRASFFVIGPLLTRLGTARVPLPGGCAIGARPVDLHVRGLQAMGANVSIEDGIVHANLVGNKGRLQGTNIYLDYPSVGATETILMAATLAEGETKIENAAQEPEIVDLANFCNAMGANVSGAGTNTITIQGVSELHSVDYHVIPDRIEAGTFLVAGAITHSEITLTSVIPEHLAPVIAKLNEIGCQVIAESDDGKIFGGNVKSQRLRIVPGELYGTDIETLPYPGFPTDMQAQFTALLSISKGNSVISETVFENRLRHVAELQRMGTNIRVKGNHAIVQGVPIISGAPVMATDLRASAALVLAGLAAEGKTTVHGLHHLDRGYENLEAKLSNLGARLKRIIPSGS; this is encoded by the coding sequence ATCACCACTGAAGCTCCCCAGCCAGTTCTAGAAATACTAGGACGTACTTCTCTTCGAGGAGAAGTCCAAATAAGCGGTGCTAAAAATTCAGCTCTTGTTTTGATGGCTGGCTCAATACTTTGTGCTGATAAATGTACCTTACGCAATGTTCCTAATTTGGTTGATATCAAGCGTATGGGTCAAATTCTCACATCGTTGGGAGTTATGCTCAAACAAACTGATGATGTTCTGGAAATTGATGCCAAAAATATTAACCCAACAGAAGCACCTTATGATGTTGTTTCTCAGTTGAGAGCTAGTTTTTTTGTCATTGGACCATTACTCACTAGACTAGGAACGGCTCGTGTTCCTCTTCCCGGAGGATGTGCGATCGGTGCCAGACCAGTAGATCTTCATGTGCGAGGTTTACAGGCAATGGGAGCTAATGTTTCTATCGAAGATGGTATTGTTCACGCCAACCTAGTAGGGAATAAAGGTCGTTTACAAGGAACCAACATTTACCTAGACTATCCTAGTGTTGGGGCAACAGAAACAATCTTAATGGCAGCAACTTTAGCTGAAGGCGAGACTAAAATTGAAAATGCGGCTCAAGAACCAGAAATAGTAGATCTAGCAAACTTCTGTAACGCCATGGGAGCCAATGTTAGTGGTGCTGGCACAAATACCATTACTATTCAGGGAGTTTCTGAATTACATTCTGTTGACTACCATGTTATTCCCGATCGCATTGAAGCAGGTACATTTTTAGTCGCAGGAGCAATTACCCACTCAGAAATCACTTTAACCTCAGTCATTCCCGAACATTTAGCTCCAGTTATCGCTAAACTCAATGAAATTGGTTGTCAGGTGATAGCTGAATCAGATGACGGGAAAATATTTGGTGGAAATGTCAAATCCCAACGATTGCGCATTGTCCCAGGAGAACTTTATGGTACAGATATAGAAACTTTGCCCTATCCTGGCTTTCCTACAGATATGCAAGCGCAATTTACTGCTCTCTTAAGTATCAGTAAGGGCAATAGCGTGATCAGTGAAACTGTATTTGAAAATCGTTTGCGTCATGTAGCCGAATTACAACGTATGGGAACCAATATCAGGGTCAAAGGCAATCATGCCATCGTTCAGGGGGTACCAATTATCTCTGGTGCGCCAGTTATGGCAACGGATTTGAGAGCTTCTGCTGCTTTGGTGCTTGCTGGTTTAGCTGCTGAGGGTAAAACTACTGTTCATGGTTTACACCACTTAGATCGGGGCTATGAGAATTTAGAAGCCAAACTTAGTAATTTAGGGGCAAGACTAAAGCGTATTATTCCTTCCGGTAGTTAA
- a CDS encoding RNA methyltransferase: MKDIILTSIKNPLIRQARKLHRAQERHKQNLLLLEGTNLVEAACQVDYKLDIIFYTDLWQANHQPLCLKLVKKGLKLQRVSSEVLEAIATTVNPDGVVAIAPRRSAQEPIVAQTQLGIALEKIQDPGNLGTIIRTAVATGVDGLWLSCDSVNIHNPKVLRASVGEWFRVPMATNQDLSQLIAQHQQQGIQVIATNSQANQSYWAIDFTRPSLILLGNEGAGLSEKLITMADQQVTIPLMNGVESLNVAVAAALILYEARRQSHHH, encoded by the coding sequence GTGAAAGATATAATTTTAACCAGTATAAAAAATCCTTTAATTAGACAGGCTCGTAAGCTGCATCGTGCCCAGGAAAGACATAAGCAAAATCTGTTGCTGTTAGAAGGAACAAATTTAGTTGAAGCAGCGTGTCAAGTCGATTATAAGTTAGATATTATTTTTTACACAGATCTCTGGCAAGCAAATCACCAGCCATTATGCCTAAAACTTGTGAAGAAAGGGCTAAAGTTACAGCGTGTTAGTTCAGAGGTCTTAGAGGCGATCGCTACAACAGTCAATCCAGATGGAGTAGTGGCGATCGCTCCTCGCCGTTCGGCTCAGGAACCAATCGTAGCTCAAACACAGTTGGGTATTGCCTTAGAAAAAATTCAAGACCCTGGCAACTTAGGCACAATTATTCGTACTGCGGTAGCTACAGGAGTAGATGGTCTCTGGTTAAGTTGCGATAGTGTGAATATTCATAACCCTAAAGTGCTACGAGCTTCCGTGGGGGAATGGTTTCGAGTGCCAATGGCAACAAATCAAGATCTATCCCAGTTAATTGCTCAACATCAACAACAGGGAATCCAGGTAATTGCTACCAATTCTCAAGCTAATCAAAGTTACTGGGCAATAGATTTTACTCGTCCTAGTCTAATTTTATTGGGAAATGAGGGAGCAGGATTATCGGAAAAACTAATTACAATGGCCGATCAGCAAGTTACAATTCCTTTAATGAACGGAGTAGAATCCCTAAATGTGGCAGTTGCCGCTGCACTAATTTTATATGAAGCTCGAAGACAATCTCATCATCATTAG
- a CDS encoding DUF302 domain-containing protein, whose translation MNDSIKYYLFAILIICASYSHQEIELHNSIARKAVAETVISENGLKTKSSPYDVSETVYRLEQIINDKGLTLFTNVDHSVNAEKIGAELKPTQLLIFGNPKVGTPLMECSPTTAIDLPQKILVWQNEDEQTQITYNQPQYLKKRHGIHGCDEMLAKVSGVLKDITARAIDDTP comes from the coding sequence ATGAATGATTCAATAAAGTACTACTTGTTTGCAATTTTAATCATTTGCGCATCTTATAGTCATCAAGAAATAGAACTGCATAATTCTATAGCGAGAAAAGCAGTGGCGGAAACAGTTATCTCAGAAAATGGATTAAAGACTAAATCTAGTCCTTATGACGTCAGCGAAACTGTTTACCGTCTAGAACAGATTATCAACGATAAAGGCTTAACTCTTTTTACTAATGTCGATCATAGTGTCAATGCTGAGAAAATTGGGGCAGAATTAAAACCAACACAATTACTGATTTTTGGTAATCCCAAAGTAGGGACACCGTTAATGGAATGTTCTCCGACAACAGCAATCGACTTACCCCAGAAAATTTTGGTTTGGCAGAATGAAGATGAACAAACTCAAATTACTTATAATCAGCCTCAATATTTAAAAAAAAGACATGGTATTCATGGCTGTGATGAAATGTTAGCTAAAGTTTCTGGAGTATTAAAAGATATTACTGCTCGAGCAATTGATGATACGCCCTAG
- the lpxB gene encoding lipid-A-disaccharide synthase: protein MRIFISTGEVSGDLQGAMLIKSLYQVAREKNINLEIAGLGGDRMKATGAKIIANTAVIGSMGFIEALPFVLPTLRIQKLTKKYIQANPPDILILIDYPASNLALANYIKKYLPQTPIIYYIAPQDWAVPMLNNAPKIAQVVDKLLAIFPAEAEYFRSKNINVTWVGHPLLDRMSTAPTKIQARLNLELKPEQQIVTLLPASRQQEIKYLLPVICQAAQQIHQHFPEITFLIPVSLPSYRPAISAAVEQYQLPAQILEGNTLDAIAAADLAITKSGTVNLEIAFLNIPQVVIYRIHPLTAWIGRKIGFSVPLMSPPNLVVNRKIVPEFQQEEVTVDNVTKEAIKLLSDNSLRQQVSQDYQQMRSLLGTIGVCDRAASEILNTIKTI from the coding sequence ATGCGAATTTTTATTAGTACTGGCGAAGTTTCGGGTGACTTGCAGGGAGCAATGTTAATTAAATCCTTATATCAGGTTGCTAGAGAAAAAAATATTAATTTAGAAATTGCTGGTTTGGGTGGCGATCGCATGAAAGCAACTGGAGCTAAGATTATTGCTAATACTGCGGTAATAGGCTCCATGGGGTTTATCGAGGCATTACCGTTTGTACTGCCAACTCTGAGAATTCAGAAGCTAACTAAAAAATATATTCAAGCAAATCCCCCTGACATTCTGATTTTAATTGACTATCCTGCCTCCAACTTGGCTTTAGCTAATTATATTAAAAAGTATCTGCCCCAAACACCCATAATTTACTATATTGCCCCTCAAGATTGGGCAGTACCAATGTTAAATAATGCTCCTAAAATTGCTCAAGTTGTCGATAAATTACTGGCTATTTTTCCAGCGGAAGCTGAGTATTTTAGGAGTAAAAATATCAACGTTACTTGGGTGGGGCATCCTTTGTTAGATAGGATGTCAACTGCCCCCACTAAAATTCAGGCAAGACTAAATTTAGAACTTAAACCGGAACAGCAGATTGTTACTCTTTTACCAGCTTCCAGGCAACAAGAAATAAAATATTTACTTCCTGTCATCTGCCAAGCTGCACAGCAAATTCATCAACACTTCCCGGAGATAACATTTTTAATTCCTGTATCTTTACCTAGTTATCGTCCTGCAATTAGCGCAGCAGTAGAACAATATCAATTACCCGCTCAGATTTTAGAAGGTAACACTCTAGATGCGATCGCTGCTGCCGATCTGGCAATTACCAAATCAGGGACAGTAAATCTCGAAATTGCCTTTCTGAATATTCCTCAGGTAGTTATCTACCGTATTCATCCCCTCACCGCTTGGATTGGTAGGAAAATTGGTTTTTCAGTACCTTTAATGTCGCCACCGAATTTAGTTGTCAATCGGAAAATAGTTCCCGAATTTCAACAAGAAGAAGTAACTGTCGACAATGTCACTAAAGAGGCAATCAAGCTGTTATCAGATAATAGCCTCAGACAACAAGTTAGCCAAGACTATCAACAAATGCGATCGCTTTTAGGCACTATCGGAGTTTGCGATCGCGCTGCTAGTGAAATTCTCAATACTATTAAAACAATTTAA
- a CDS encoding DUF697 domain-containing protein, giving the protein MNIDSKKNQAEAIIRSHVLWSMGGGLIPIPLVDFAAVTAIQLEMLQQLAELYGVDYSKSNGKAFVSALTGTTIARLGASLVKAIPGVGTIIGGASMSLTSGASTYAVGQVAINHFTNSGDLSNFVEDQLKNAYDSAFEKGKSYVSDLEDNKDKAANMYQSLEQLGKLRDQGILTEEEFQSKKAELLKRL; this is encoded by the coding sequence ATGAATATTGATAGTAAAAAAAATCAAGCTGAAGCAATTATTCGTTCTCATGTTTTGTGGTCTATGGGAGGTGGTTTGATTCCGATTCCTCTTGTTGACTTTGCAGCAGTCACTGCTATTCAACTGGAGATGCTTCAGCAGCTAGCAGAACTTTATGGAGTTGACTATTCTAAAAGTAATGGAAAAGCTTTTGTCTCAGCTTTAACGGGAACCACTATTGCTAGATTAGGTGCTAGTTTGGTTAAAGCAATACCAGGAGTAGGGACAATCATTGGTGGAGCTTCAATGTCTTTAACTTCTGGAGCTTCAACATATGCAGTGGGACAAGTAGCAATCAATCATTTTACTAATTCTGGCGATCTCAGTAACTTTGTAGAAGATCAACTTAAAAATGCCTATGATTCTGCTTTCGAAAAGGGCAAATCTTATGTTTCCGATCTAGAAGATAATAAAGATAAAGCTGCTAATATGTACCAATCTTTAGAACAACTAGGTAAGCTTAGGGATCAAGGTATCCTAACAGAAGAAGAGTTTCAGTCGAAGAAAGCAGAATTACTGAAACGACTATGA
- the psb27 gene encoding photosystem II protein Psb27, producing the protein MFSKKYLSRILALVLVVAIGLMGCSANPSGLSGNYSQDTVAVLENLRTAIDLPDDASDKKEVVTLARRQISDYASRYRRNSKTAGLRSFTTMQTALNALAGYYSSYGNRPLPEKLKKRLSQEFRQVEIALKRGV; encoded by the coding sequence ATGTTTTCTAAAAAATACTTATCTCGCATACTAGCTTTAGTCCTAGTTGTTGCTATTGGCTTAATGGGTTGTAGTGCTAATCCCTCTGGATTATCAGGTAACTACAGTCAGGACACTGTCGCAGTCTTAGAAAATTTGAGGACAGCGATTGACCTACCCGATGATGCTTCTGATAAAAAGGAAGTAGTTACATTAGCACGAAGACAAATTAGCGACTATGCTTCGCGTTATCGTCGTAACTCTAAAACTGCTGGTCTGCGCTCTTTCACTACTATGCAAACTGCATTGAATGCGCTCGCTGGATACTATAGTTCATATGGCAATCGTCCTTTACCCGAAAAGTTGAAAAAACGCCTAAGTCAGGAGTTCAGACAAGTGGAAATCGCTTTGAAAAGAGGCGTATAA
- the pstB gene encoding phosphate ABC transporter ATP-binding protein PstB, giving the protein MVYDQETATQTETVLQAENVNVYYGDFLAVKGIYLNVPKNRVTAFIGPSGCGKSTLLRCYNRLNDLIPIFRLEGLVTYHNQNLYGKDIDPVQVRRKIGMVFQRPNPFPKSIYDNIAFGARINGFKGDMDELVERSLRQAAIWDEVKDKLKQSGLALSGGQQQRLCIARTIALQPDVVLMDEPCSALDPISTLKVEELIHQLKENYTIVIVTHNMQQASRVADYTGFFNVTEVDGGNRQGYLAEFAPTEQIFQNPQEEATQQYVSGRFG; this is encoded by the coding sequence ATGGTTTACGATCAAGAGACTGCCACTCAAACCGAAACAGTTTTGCAGGCGGAAAATGTCAATGTATATTACGGTGATTTTTTAGCTGTAAAAGGTATTTACCTAAATGTCCCTAAAAATAGAGTTACTGCCTTTATTGGACCATCTGGCTGTGGAAAGAGTACTCTATTACGCTGTTACAATCGCCTCAATGATTTAATTCCTATTTTTCGTTTAGAAGGGTTAGTAACTTATCACAATCAAAACTTGTACGGCAAAGATATTGATCCAGTGCAAGTTAGACGTAAGATTGGGATGGTTTTCCAAAGACCTAATCCTTTCCCAAAATCTATCTACGACAATATTGCCTTCGGAGCGAGAATTAATGGCTTTAAAGGCGATATGGATGAATTAGTAGAGCGATCGCTCAGACAGGCAGCGATCTGGGACGAAGTCAAGGACAAGCTCAAGCAAAGTGGTTTAGCACTCAGTGGTGGACAACAACAGAGGTTGTGCATTGCCCGAACCATTGCTCTACAGCCTGACGTAGTTTTGATGGATGAACCTTGTTCTGCTCTCGATCCGATCTCTACTCTCAAAGTTGAAGAATTAATTCATCAATTAAAAGAAAATTATACGATTGTCATTGTCACTCACAATATGCAACAAGCTTCGCGAGTAGCAGACTATACTGGTTTTTTCAATGTTACCGAAGTCGACGGTGGTAATCGTCAAGGTTATTTAGCCGAATTCGCTCCTACAGAGCAAATTTTCCAAAACCCTCAAGAGGAAGCAACACAACAATATGTAAGCGGTCGCTTTGGATAA
- a CDS encoding MBL fold metallo-hydrolase — MKLTYLDSNSWLIELDGKRILLDPWLVGELIFGNQAWLFRGKKNNPQPIPENIDIILLSQGLEDHAHPPTLKKLNKDIPVVASPNGAKVATELGYNTVTSLDHMESFKLGDQVEIKAVPGSPIGPTLVENGYIIKGLESGKNIYYEPHGYHSDNLKEATPIDVIITPLINLKLPLLGAVIKGQKAALEVCKWLKPQVIISTAAGGDIDFQGLIISLLKADGTVAEFNHLLQENDLSTKAIDPQSGETIELALV, encoded by the coding sequence ATGAAGCTTACCTATCTAGATAGTAATTCCTGGCTGATAGAACTTGATGGCAAAAGAATTTTGCTCGATCCTTGGTTGGTTGGAGAATTGATCTTTGGTAATCAGGCTTGGCTATTTAGGGGAAAGAAAAATAATCCCCAGCCTATTCCTGAAAATATCGACATAATTCTCTTGTCCCAAGGATTAGAAGATCATGCCCATCCTCCTACCCTGAAAAAGTTAAATAAAGATATTCCCGTTGTTGCATCTCCTAATGGAGCAAAAGTGGCGACAGAATTAGGCTACAATACCGTAACCTCCTTAGATCACATGGAAAGTTTTAAGTTGGGTGATCAAGTAGAAATTAAAGCTGTTCCTGGTTCACCAATAGGTCCCACACTGGTAGAAAATGGCTACATTATTAAAGGCTTAGAGTCAGGCAAAAATATTTATTATGAACCTCATGGCTATCATTCAGATAACCTCAAAGAAGCTACACCAATTGATGTGATTATCACGCCCCTTATTAATCTCAAATTACCTCTATTAGGAGCAGTAATTAAAGGTCAAAAAGCAGCTTTGGAAGTGTGTAAGTGGCTCAAACCTCAAGTAATAATCTCTACTGCCGCAGGAGGAGATATCGATTTTCAAGGTTTGATTATCTCGCTCCTCAAAGCAGATGGCACTGTAGCAGAATTTAATCATCTTTTGCAGGAAAATGATCTTTCTACCAAGGCAATAGATCCTCAATCTGGAGAGACAATTGAACTGGCTTTGGTTTAA
- a CDS encoding AI-2E family transporter: protein MTNKRIEISLTNIVLLVILPLLLILLWQLRSLIVVLMIAVVISATLVPIVNTTQKVGMPRFLAVLIVYAGLIATLTGFGLIVGPTVVEQIQRLIRKLPVYLETLQSLLSDLILRFGMRDTGASNIINQLLDVQGLTSWAIRSSQQLVVRSFSVTKGIIGSVLSAILALLLSAYMVSASKQLLEDIINLFPAPWNKRLAAQIKPVGKRMGGYIQGRILVSAILGIVISVSLRFLGLSELALGLGVIAGFTNLIPFFGPVLGAIPALIVATSLGGLTVVWVLLLFVIVQNLETYLLDPLLVGSSVKVPPLYQLLAVLGGAQVLGIIGALIVPPWIAGLGVLLENLYVKPKLIAEGHQDLDNQQLTINN from the coding sequence ATGACTAATAAACGAATTGAAATTTCTTTAACTAATATTGTCCTGTTAGTTATTCTTCCCTTGCTATTAATTCTTTTATGGCAGTTGAGGAGTTTAATAGTGGTGCTGATGATTGCGGTGGTGATCTCTGCCACCTTAGTTCCCATAGTAAATACAACTCAAAAAGTGGGAATGCCCCGATTTTTAGCTGTTTTAATTGTTTATGCTGGTTTGATCGCCACCTTGACTGGCTTTGGACTGATTGTGGGACCAACAGTTGTGGAACAAATTCAAAGACTAATTAGAAAATTACCTGTTTACTTAGAGACATTGCAATCGCTTCTGTCCGATTTAATCCTGCGATTTGGTATGAGGGACACGGGGGCATCTAATATCATTAATCAACTGCTCGATGTGCAGGGATTAACTTCGTGGGCAATTCGTTCTAGTCAACAGTTAGTAGTTCGCTCATTTAGTGTTACCAAAGGCATTATTGGTAGTGTTTTGAGTGCTATCTTGGCACTGTTGCTTTCAGCATATATGGTATCGGCTTCTAAACAACTATTAGAAGATATCATTAATCTCTTTCCTGCTCCTTGGAATAAACGTTTAGCAGCACAAATTAAACCAGTAGGCAAAAGAATGGGAGGTTATATTCAGGGCAGAATTTTGGTTTCAGCAATTCTAGGGATCGTAATCAGTGTTAGCCTCAGATTTTTGGGTTTATCTGAGTTAGCTTTAGGTTTAGGGGTAATTGCAGGATTTACCAACCTAATTCCCTTTTTTGGGCCAGTTTTGGGGGCAATTCCCGCTTTAATCGTAGCTACTTCTCTGGGAGGATTGACCGTTGTTTGGGTGTTACTGTTATTTGTAATTGTCCAAAACTTAGAAACCTATTTACTAGATCCTCTGTTGGTCGGTAGTTCAGTTAAAGTTCCTCCTCTTTATCAGTTATTGGCGGTGCTAGGTGGCGCACAGGTATTAGGAATTATTGGAGCCTTAATTGTTCCGCCTTGGATAGCTGGCTTGGGGGTATTACTGGAAAATCTTTATGTCAAACCCAAGTTGATTGCCGAAGGACATCAAGATCTTGATAATCAACAATTGACAATCAACAATTAA
- a CDS encoding cysteine synthase A, which translates to MDIKNGFVATVGNTPLIRLNSFSEETGCEILGKAEFLNPGGSVKDRAALFIIEDAEKKGLLKPGGTVVEGTAGNTGIGLAHICNAKGYKCLIIIPETQSQEKIDTLRTLGAEVRLVPAVPYKNPNNYVKVSGRVAEEMDNAVWANQFENLANRQAHYATTGHEIWSQTDGKVDAWVASTGTGGTYAGVSMFLKEKNPDIRCVVADPMGSGLYSYVKTGEIKTEGNSITEGIGNSRITGNMEGAPIDDAIQIDDRECIRVIYQLLNKEGLFMGGSVGINVAAALVLAKEMGPGHTIVTVLCDGGARYQSRLYNQEWLAEKGLLPS; encoded by the coding sequence ATGGATATAAAAAATGGTTTTGTCGCTACAGTTGGCAATACACCTCTAATTCGTCTCAACAGCTTTAGCGAAGAAACAGGGTGCGAAATTTTGGGTAAAGCAGAGTTTCTTAATCCAGGTGGTTCAGTTAAGGACCGTGCCGCCTTATTTATCATCGAAGATGCCGAAAAAAAAGGACTCTTAAAACCTGGTGGAACAGTAGTAGAAGGAACAGCAGGTAATACAGGCATTGGATTGGCTCATATTTGCAATGCCAAAGGTTATAAATGTCTCATTATTATCCCCGAAACCCAATCTCAAGAAAAAATCGACACTTTAAGAACTCTGGGGGCAGAAGTGCGGCTTGTTCCCGCAGTTCCCTATAAAAATCCTAATAACTATGTCAAGGTATCAGGTCGAGTCGCGGAAGAGATGGATAATGCTGTTTGGGCAAACCAGTTTGAAAATTTAGCCAACCGTCAAGCACATTATGCAACCACAGGCCATGAAATTTGGTCGCAAACGGATGGTAAAGTCGATGCTTGGGTGGCTTCTACTGGTACGGGAGGAACTTATGCTGGAGTATCGATGTTCCTTAAGGAGAAAAATCCTGATATTCGTTGTGTAGTTGCCGATCCGATGGGCAGTGGTCTCTACAGCTACGTCAAAACAGGAGAAATAAAAACTGAAGGAAATTCCATTACTGAGGGGATTGGCAATAGTCGCATCACTGGAAATATGGAAGGAGCGCCGATTGACGATGCGATTCAAATTGACGATCGCGAATGTATCCGCGTAATTTATCAACTATTAAATAAAGAAGGCTTGTTTATGGGTGGCTCTGTAGGGATTAATGTTGCTGCGGCATTAGTTTTAGCCAAGGAAATGGGTCCTGGTCATACTATAGTTACAGTTCTTTGTGACGGTGGAGCACGATATCAATCTCGTTTATATAATCAAGAATGGTTAGCTGAAAAAGGTCTTTTACCAAGCTAG